A stretch of Podospora bellae-mahoneyi strain CBS 112042 chromosome 5, whole genome shotgun sequence DNA encodes these proteins:
- a CDS encoding hypothetical protein (MEROPS:MER0001513; COG:O; EggNog:ENOG503P3V7), translated as MSSDPYLAVAATWEIPYAHTQVTPESFFSTDDTSESVFDPDHRSLVDDNDIRDGGKYRSIVKLQMRYEGQQPGDKSYAMGTGWLIAPDLLVTAGHNVFDWSGYGRGLGKAVDIKAYIGYHGRSSINSPIVQFRSGKVVVTNAQWIVDRNNRHADVAFVKLDKPFTGNLRLFTYKNTPESGDDMIGVVGYPADKTLEDADGREEKGALMWEQFTSTTYVLDSAKNKGRGMLKYRISTFGGQSGAPVIRKGTKQAVIGTHVYGGGDKNSASVIGPLGNDYEGMLKVFDGNLPPWGEHQGIKLVKYGYSITSSGASPTTQPAPPTGYTSAPAPGPVDAEGFFDDLKKVAKFVQGNVGPAAPVYLQPFLGGAHGAVAHTILGVINQATESAFTDVNAVLQGTLERGIVAEAALQSILKLEDNPITRKILQEMSSIWSTHYRSINFDPIICRLGPALPLTANKILSSTEYTQTTATGEVKLKTVPFAATSNGPATNGHQAELFGLFPGITIGIELGKFLVDTIKNRAESYRAEGWFDDLGRVIVRAVEREPLYQLTKKIVEHVSESSFSTQSLSQADREAAILVAKRAIFGETALQALSKLSSSELQQITMSVPEGQGHEESFGDFLGGLVRDIGGVVSQVAPVVVGAVLPFPLRVAGAAESGGMLGVPAQPLRKKSSSSVLDLIHGDGLSNGLLQTRISA; from the exons ATGTCTTCTGACCCCTATCTCGCCGTGGCTGCCACCTGGGAAATTCCTTACGCCCATACTCAGGTGACACCAGAGTCTTTCTTCTCCACTGATGACACTTCCGAGTCGGTATTTGACCCAGACCACCGCTCTCTGGTCGATGACAACGATATCCGGGATGGCGGAAAATATCGCT CCATCGTCAAGCTTCAGATGCGCTATGAAGGCCAGCAGCCTGGTGATAAGTCCTACGCCATGGGTACCGGTTGGCTCATTGCCCCAGACCTCTTGGTGACTGCCGGCCACAATGTCTTCGACTGGTCTGGTTATGGCAGAGGCCTCGGCAAGGCCGTCGATATCAAGGCTTACATCGGCTACCACGGACGTTCCAGCATCAACTCTCCTATCGTGCAGTTTCGCTCAGGCAAAGTCGTCGTCACCAACGCCCAGTGGATTGTCGACCGCAACAACCGCCATGCCGACGTCGCCTTCGTCAAACTCGACAAGCCCTTTACTGGCAACCTCCGCCTCTTCACGTACAAGAACACTCCTGAGAGTGGCGATGACAtgattggtgttgttggctaTCCTGCCGACAAGACTCTCGAGGATGCCGATGGCCGCGAGGAGAAGGGTGCCCTTATGTGGGAGCAGTTCACCAGCACCACTTACGTCCTTGACTCGGCTAAGAACAAGGGAAGGGGCATGCTCAAGTACCGGATTTCGAcctttggtg GTCAATCTGGTGCTCCTGTTATCCGCAAGGGTACCAAGCAAGCTGTCATCGGTACTCACGTCTACGGTGGCGGCGACAAGAACTCGGCCAGTGTCATAGGCCCGCTCGGCAATGACTACGAGGGCATGCTCAAGGTCTTCGACGGCAACCTCCCACCCTGGGGTGAGCACCAGGGCATCAAGCTTGTCAAATACGGCTactccatcacctcctccggcgcCAGTCCCACGACCcagcctgctcctcccaccggcTACACCTCCGCTCCAGCTCCTGGACCTGTTGACGCTGAGGGCTTCTTTGACGACCTCAAGAAGGTTGCCAAATTTGTGCAGGGCAACGTGGGCCCTGCCGCCCCTGTTTACCTCCAGCCGTTCTTGGGCGGCGCCCACGGCGCCGTCGCTCACACCATCCTCGGTGTCATCAATCAGGCCACTGAATCTGCCTTCACTGATGTAAACGCTGTGCTGCAAGGCACACTCGAGCGTGGCATCGTCGCCGAGGCTGCCCTCCAATCCATCTTGAAGCTAGAGgacaaccccatcacccgCAAGATCCTGCAAGAAATGTCCTCGATCTGGAGCACCCACTACCGCTCCATCAACTTTGACCCCATCATCTGCCGCCTCggccccgccctccccctgaCCGCGAACAAGATCCTCAGCTCGACCGAGTACACCCAAACTACCGCCACCGGCGAGGTCAAGCTCAAAACCGTCCCCTTCGCTGCTACCTCCAACGGCCCGGCCACCAACGGTCACCAAGCCGAGCTCTTCGGCCTCTTCCccggcatcaccatcggCATCGAACTGGGCAAATTCCTCGTTGACACTATCAAGAACCGTGCCGAATCCTACCGCGCCGAGGGCTGGTTTGACGACCTCGGAAGGGTCATCGTGCGCGCCGTCGAGCGCGAGCCCCTTTACCAGCTCACAAAGAAGATTGTCGAGCACGTTTCCGAGTCTTCCTTCTCGACCCAGTCCCTCTCCCAAGCCGACCGTGAAGCTGCCATCCTTGTGGCCAAGCGGGCCATCTTTGGCGAGACCGCCCTCCAGGCCTTGTCCAAGCTTTCCAGCTCGGAGCTGCAGCAGATTACGATGTCGGTCCCGGAGGGGCAGGGCCATGAGGAGTCGTTTGGGGATTTCCTCGGCGGTCTCGTGAGGGATATTGGCGGGGTGGTCAGCCAGGTTGCgcccgtggtggtgggggccGTGCTCCCCTTCCCGCTTAGGGTCGCCGGTGCGGCTGAGAGCGGTGGGATGCTGGGTGTTCCTGCCCAGCCCCTTAGAAAGAAGTCGAGCAGCAGTGTGTTGGATTTGAtccatggtgatggtttgaGCAACGGGCTTTTGCAG ACTCGGATTTCTGCCTGA
- a CDS encoding hypothetical protein (EggNog:ENOG503PX0B) → MHSKLLILGALPMLAMARAYPPLLRGRTDGDYVTTPVKTCEDIGQQTCGDGCVPLEYSCCPTEEGACAAGYKCQIGDNDKYGCCPEGQTCVGNGGSVTTTFSSPLPSSSAPVYEEEPLPIDDVEEPGPTSTDAIEEPEPTSIDVVDEPTSTETAEEPLTSEPAEDTEPTGTDLVDEPEPTITSTIVESDLPSVGASDTFELSATTTQEPGTTVTDEPSATGTATAIPIGTLTSLSTTLTPLPTSYTTSTIYTTTLVTITSCAPTVPCNGAPTVITKTIPFTTTVCPVTPSIIPTGTTRLPILPPVKPTYGCSQGVGANCPRPTSPTHTWTATRTPSGTAPWDGNYTGIYTGYLPTTTGQAASTTSRPVTAGADKGAPGAGWVHGIVAGVAVLGLAL, encoded by the coding sequence ATGCATTCCAAGTTGTTGATCTTGGGCGCTTTGCCTATGCTCGCTATGGCACGGGCgtatcctccccttctcagAGGACGTACAGATGGCGACTACGTCACGACTCCCGTCAAGACATGCGAGGATATTGGGCAGCAGACCTGTGGAGATGGTTGTGTTCCCTTGGAGTACAGCTGCTGCCCCACCGAGGAGGGAGCTTGTGCAGCTGGTTATAAATGCCAGATCGGAGACAACGACAAGTACGGGTGCTGTCCCGAAGGTCAGACATGTGTCGGCAATGGCGGCTCTGTCACGACCACCTTTTCGTCCCCACTTCCTTCTTCAAGCGCTCCTGTCTACGAGGAAGAGCCGCTCCCCATTGATGACGTCGAGGAACCCGGGCCAACCTCCACTGATGCGATCGAGGAGCCTGAACCGACCTCCATTGATGTCGTTGACGAGCCAACTTCCACTGAGACTGCCGAAGAGCCTCTGACCTCCGAACCAGCCGAGGACACCGAGCCCACCGGCACCGACCTTGTCGACGAACCCGAGCCAACTATAACCTCCACCATCGTCGAGTCCGACCTCCCCAGCGTCGGAGCATCTGATACTTTTGAGCTCTCCGCCACGACCACCCAGGAGCCCGGCACCACAGTAACTGACGAGCCCTCAGCCACCGGGACAGCGACCGCAATCCCCATCGgaaccctcacctccctttCCAcgaccctcacccccctcccaacaagCTACACAACCTCTACAatctacaccaccaccctcgtgACCATCACCTCCTGCGCCCCCACCGTTCCCTGCAACGGCGCTCCCACCGTCATCACAAAAACCATTCCCTTCACAACCACAGTCTGCCCCGTCACTCCAAGCATTATCCCCACGGGCACAACCAGGCTCCCCATTCTACCCCCCGTCAAGCCGACCTACGGCTGCTCCCAAGGCGTCGGCGCCAACTGCCCTCGTCCCACTTCCCCAACTCACACTTGGACAGCAACGCGCACCCCATCGGGTACAGCGCCCTGGGACGGAAACTACACCGGAATTTACACAGGCTATCTCCCTACCACGACCGGCCAGGCTGCATCCACTACGTCGAGACCGGTCACGGCTGGTGCTGACAAGGGAGCGCCGGGCGCGGGTTGGGTTCACGGAATCGTAGCAGGTGTTGCTGTTTTGGGCCTGGCTTTGTAA